From Granulicella sp. WH15, the proteins below share one genomic window:
- a CDS encoding alpha/beta fold hydrolase — translation MVEGMRVHYRRAGSGPALLLVHGLVGSAGNWNQNIDFLSKSATVYAVDLFNMGESERVPGLDASLEATADRLADCMDALGLADADVAGHSHGGAIVMMLAARHPERVRRLVLFAPANPFCDLGKQLISFYRTPVGGWFARRIPSLPRKLHATALSRMYGDPNRVAEGALEGYTNWLDATMVEHVLRIVRGWGEDMSSLLRVLDAVAVIPTLLIWGDRDRAVGLASAQRLRELLPEARLMVLPGVGHLPFAEQPEICNPAVRDWLRS, via the coding sequence ATGGTGGAGGGGATGCGTGTGCATTATCGGCGCGCTGGCTCCGGTCCGGCTCTTTTGCTGGTTCATGGACTTGTCGGCTCAGCAGGGAACTGGAATCAGAATATAGATTTTCTGTCCAAGAGCGCTACGGTTTACGCGGTGGATTTGTTCAATATGGGCGAATCGGAGCGGGTTCCGGGGCTGGATGCCAGCCTGGAGGCGACGGCGGACCGGCTGGCGGACTGCATGGACGCACTGGGGCTGGCCGATGCCGATGTGGCCGGACACTCGCACGGCGGCGCGATTGTGATGATGCTGGCGGCTCGGCACCCGGAGCGGGTGCGGCGGCTGGTGCTGTTTGCTCCGGCGAATCCGTTCTGCGACCTGGGCAAGCAACTGATCTCCTTTTACCGGACGCCGGTAGGCGGCTGGTTTGCGCGCAGGATCCCATCGCTGCCGCGTAAGCTCCATGCCACGGCTCTGAGCCGGATGTACGGCGATCCGAACCGCGTGGCCGAGGGCGCGCTCGAAGGCTATACGAACTGGCTGGACGCGACGATGGTGGAGCATGTGCTGCGGATCGTGCGCGGCTGGGGCGAGGATATGTCCAGCCTGCTGCGGGTGCTGGATGCAGTGGCTGTTATTCCGACTCTGCTGATCTGGGGCGATAGGGATCGGGCGGTGGGGCTGGCCTCGGCGCAGCGGCTGCGGGAGTTGCTGCCGGAGGCGCGGTTGATGGTGCTGCCGGGGGTAGGGCATCTGCCGTTTGCCGAGCAGCCGGAGATTTGTAATCCGGCGGTCCGGGACTGGTTAAGAAGCTAG
- a CDS encoding ATP-binding protein, which produces MKNAVQSRILAVVLAAVTLAACVLAGLNLAQESSYEEPTDGIWWVEATGGLCAQQVPADSPGQRAGIRAGDVLQSVDEIPTPRLAPLMREIYHMGSWSHATYTIARNPQRCQIGPHSTRLDIQVILEPTDRSINQGLRLIALVYLLIGLYVLFRRWTAPKSVHFYVFCLVSFVLYSFKFTSKFDTLDQFIYWSNIIATALQPALFLHFAVSFSESADPRRLTGRRILTGLLYLPAVYLVGLHFTAIRYWSATELLKHRIDKIDYAYMAFYYVVAAILFFLRSRYTESTLQRQQLKWLTRGTLVVAVPFTLLYVLPFLLDLTVPTLFANIVRLSFVVLPLTFSWAIVRYRLMDVDLIFKRGVTYTLATAALAGLYFGIVAVSAETVHSRLQNTKAQSHDVWGLLAAIVATALIFEPLKKAIQARVDRVFDQKRFDYRETLVDFGRSLNSQTDLRALVDSIVERLPQTLLVTRVAVFLTPEDDSSQRLQLAASHGLGNLHAAELESLDLGFLDFDAPDANTHIFLENPQQVLRLPDSERHAAARLDLNYYLPCRVANRQGPGTRTVAIIGLGRTTGGDFLSSEDMEVLESLAGYIGIAIQNAQLYRRLEQKINDFERLTDFNQNIVESIDIGILAVDLDDNIESWNTRMEVMFARPRAEALRRPLSEIFSAEFLSRFDAARDEHGTHTLYKFRLALPNGESRIANIAIAPLVTKSFQTIGRIILVDDITDRIELENQLTQSEKLSSIGLLAAGVAHEVNTPLAVISSYTQMLTKQLRDDTRLAPVLEKITQQTFRASEIVNGLLNFSRTSGTEFTSIDLNQLLRDSSILLEHQFKTAQIHVGLHLSSTLPLVQGNQGKLQQVILNLLLNAKDSMQGVRTAALTVSTQAEAGRAVVLIRDTGTGIAREHLHRIFDPFFTTKTNPQAGQHKGTGLGLAVSYGILQEHSGKISVESELGIGTTFRLEFPASVPVADPTAAATPVGAP; this is translated from the coding sequence ATGAAGAACGCAGTCCAATCTCGGATACTTGCCGTCGTCCTCGCAGCGGTAACGCTGGCGGCGTGCGTTCTCGCAGGTCTGAACCTTGCCCAGGAAAGCTCTTATGAGGAGCCAACTGACGGCATCTGGTGGGTAGAGGCCACGGGCGGACTCTGCGCCCAGCAGGTCCCCGCCGACTCGCCCGGCCAGCGCGCAGGCATCCGCGCAGGCGACGTCCTCCAGTCCGTCGACGAGATCCCCACCCCCCGTCTGGCCCCGCTCATGCGCGAGATCTACCACATGGGCAGTTGGTCGCACGCCACCTACACCATTGCGCGCAATCCCCAGCGTTGCCAGATCGGCCCGCACTCCACCCGGCTGGACATCCAGGTCATCCTCGAGCCCACCGACCGCAGCATCAACCAAGGGTTGCGTCTCATCGCCCTCGTCTACCTGCTGATCGGCCTCTACGTCCTCTTTCGCCGTTGGACCGCGCCGAAGTCAGTTCACTTCTATGTCTTCTGCCTGGTCTCGTTCGTCCTCTACTCGTTCAAGTTCACCAGCAAGTTCGATACGCTGGACCAGTTCATCTATTGGTCGAACATTATCGCCACAGCGCTTCAGCCCGCGCTGTTTCTGCACTTCGCGGTCAGCTTCTCGGAGTCAGCCGATCCCCGCCGCCTGACCGGCCGCCGTATCTTGACCGGCCTGCTTTACTTGCCCGCGGTCTACCTGGTCGGACTGCACTTCACCGCCATCCGCTACTGGTCCGCGACAGAGCTGCTGAAGCACCGGATCGACAAGATCGACTACGCCTACATGGCCTTCTACTATGTAGTCGCGGCCATCCTCTTCTTCCTGCGCTCGCGCTACACCGAGTCCACGCTGCAACGCCAGCAACTCAAGTGGCTCACGCGCGGCACCCTTGTCGTGGCGGTTCCGTTCACTCTGCTCTACGTCCTTCCCTTCCTGCTCGACCTCACGGTCCCGACGCTCTTCGCCAACATTGTCCGGCTCTCGTTCGTGGTGCTGCCGCTCACGTTCTCGTGGGCCATCGTCCGCTACCGCCTGATGGACGTGGACCTCATCTTCAAGCGCGGCGTCACCTACACGCTGGCGACAGCGGCGCTGGCGGGTCTCTACTTCGGCATCGTCGCGGTCTCGGCTGAGACGGTTCACTCGCGCCTGCAAAATACCAAGGCCCAGAGCCACGACGTATGGGGCTTGCTCGCCGCCATCGTGGCCACTGCTCTCATCTTCGAGCCGCTCAAGAAGGCCATCCAGGCCCGGGTCGATCGAGTTTTCGACCAGAAGCGCTTCGACTACCGCGAGACCCTCGTGGACTTCGGCCGTTCGCTCAACTCGCAGACCGACCTCCGCGCCCTGGTTGACTCCATTGTCGAGCGCCTGCCCCAGACCCTGCTCGTCACCCGGGTAGCTGTCTTCCTGACGCCCGAGGACGACTCCAGCCAGCGCCTCCAACTGGCGGCCTCGCACGGCCTCGGCAACCTCCACGCCGCCGAGCTGGAGTCGCTCGACCTCGGCTTCCTCGACTTCGACGCCCCCGACGCCAACACCCACATCTTCCTCGAGAACCCGCAGCAGGTGCTGCGCCTGCCCGACTCCGAACGCCACGCCGCCGCCCGTCTCGACCTGAACTACTACCTCCCCTGCCGCGTGGCCAACCGGCAAGGCCCCGGCACGCGCACCGTAGCCATCATTGGCCTCGGCCGCACCACAGGCGGCGACTTCCTCTCCTCCGAGGACATGGAGGTGCTCGAATCACTCGCCGGATACATCGGCATCGCCATCCAGAATGCGCAGCTCTACCGCCGCCTGGAGCAGAAGATCAACGACTTCGAGCGCCTCACCGACTTCAACCAAAATATCGTCGAGTCCATCGACATCGGCATCCTCGCCGTCGATCTCGACGACAACATTGAGTCCTGGAACACGCGCATGGAGGTCATGTTCGCCCGCCCTCGCGCCGAGGCACTGCGCCGTCCTCTCTCCGAGATATTCTCCGCAGAGTTCCTCTCCCGCTTCGACGCTGCGCGCGACGAACACGGCACCCACACCCTCTATAAGTTCCGGCTGGCGCTGCCCAACGGCGAATCTCGCATCGCCAACATCGCCATCGCCCCTCTCGTCACCAAGAGCTTTCAGACCATCGGCCGCATCATCCTGGTCGACGACATCACCGACCGCATCGAGCTGGAGAACCAGCTTACGCAGTCCGAGAAGCTCTCGAGCATCGGCCTACTCGCCGCCGGGGTCGCGCACGAGGTCAACACGCCGCTGGCCGTCATCTCCAGCTACACCCAGATGCTGACCAAGCAGCTACGCGACGACACGCGTCTGGCCCCGGTCCTCGAAAAGATCACCCAGCAGACCTTCCGCGCCTCCGAGATCGTCAACGGCCTGCTCAACTTCTCGCGCACCAGCGGCACCGAGTTCACCTCCATCGACCTGAACCAGCTCCTGCGCGACTCCTCCATCCTGCTCGAGCACCAGTTCAAAACCGCGCAGATCCACGTCGGCCTGCATCTTTCTTCCACACTTCCTCTGGTTCAGGGCAACCAGGGCAAGCTCCAGCAGGTTATTCTTAACCTGTTACTCAACGCCAAGGACTCGATGCAGGGTGTTCGCACCGCCGCCCTTACGGTCTCAACCCAGGCCGAGGCCGGCCGTGCCGTCGTTCTCATCCGTGACACCGGCACCGGCATCGCCCGGGAGCATCTGCACCGCATCTTCGATCCGTTCTTCACCACCAAGACCAATCCCCAGGCTGGGCAGCACAAGGGAACGGGTCTGGGCCTCGCCGTTAGCTACGGCATTTTGCAAGAGCACTCGGGCAAGATCTCGGTCGAGTCCGAGCTCGGCATTGGCACCACGTTCCGCCTTGAATTTCCAGCATCGGTCCCTGTAGCAGACCCCACGGCCGCAGCTACTCCCGTGGGCGCACCATGA
- a CDS encoding sigma-54 dependent transcriptional regulator: protein MSATAIAPIAASATTDVLTRLLIIDDEPSIRESLETLLTLEGFSVTLAQDGATGLDLLSRSEYDLLLLDLALPGESGIDLLPRITQMHPQLPVIMITAFGTVGNVVDAIRAGAENFVQKPWDNEKLLADIRTAIARHRAEAEVVQLKRALKKRYNFENIVGKSEPMLRLFDTVAQVAPSRSTILIQGESGTGKELIAKAIHQNSPRRDKPFIPVNTGAVPSELLESTLFGHVKGAFTSAITSKKGLFEVANGGTLFLDEIGTMSMDMQAKILRVLQDRRFMHLGGTSEIQVDVRIVAATNVNLQQAVRDGRFREDLFYRLNVICLELPALRSRREDIPLLCAHFLNFYAEENGTTVPTLSPEALRILMDYEWPGNVRELENCMERGVVLCTTGVITPDLLPAQLTGSTYSATLLDHRPDASLFDLMEEIERRIISDRMERCHWNQTEAAEYFKIPLSTLNQKIKRLNVEIKKRPRD, encoded by the coding sequence ATGTCCGCAACCGCTATCGCTCCCATCGCCGCGTCTGCAACCACTGATGTTCTTACCCGACTCCTCATCATCGACGACGAACCGTCGATCCGTGAGTCGCTTGAGACCTTGCTTACCCTGGAAGGTTTTTCCGTAACGTTGGCCCAGGACGGAGCCACGGGCCTCGATCTGCTCTCCCGCTCGGAGTACGACCTGCTCCTGCTCGACCTCGCCCTACCCGGCGAGTCCGGCATCGACCTGCTGCCGCGCATCACGCAGATGCACCCGCAGCTTCCGGTCATCATGATTACGGCCTTCGGCACCGTCGGCAACGTGGTGGACGCGATTCGCGCCGGTGCCGAGAACTTCGTGCAGAAGCCGTGGGATAACGAGAAGCTGCTCGCCGATATCCGCACCGCCATCGCGCGCCACCGCGCCGAGGCCGAGGTCGTCCAGCTCAAGCGAGCGCTCAAGAAGCGGTACAACTTCGAAAACATCGTCGGCAAGTCCGAGCCGATGCTGCGCCTCTTCGACACGGTCGCCCAGGTCGCACCCAGCCGCTCGACCATTCTTATCCAGGGAGAGTCTGGCACCGGCAAGGAGCTGATCGCCAAGGCCATCCACCAGAACTCGCCGCGCCGCGACAAGCCGTTCATCCCAGTCAACACAGGTGCGGTGCCGTCCGAGCTGCTCGAATCGACGCTCTTCGGCCACGTCAAGGGAGCCTTTACCAGCGCCATCACCTCGAAGAAGGGCCTCTTCGAGGTCGCCAACGGCGGCACGCTCTTCCTCGACGAGATCGGCACCATGAGCATGGACATGCAGGCCAAGATTCTGCGCGTGCTCCAGGACCGCCGCTTCATGCACCTCGGCGGCACCAGCGAGATCCAGGTCGACGTCCGCATCGTCGCCGCCACCAACGTCAATTTGCAGCAGGCCGTCCGCGACGGACGCTTCCGCGAAGACCTCTTCTATCGCCTGAATGTCATCTGCCTTGAACTCCCGGCCCTGCGCAGCCGCCGCGAGGACATCCCCCTGCTCTGCGCGCACTTCCTCAATTTCTATGCCGAGGAGAACGGCACCACGGTGCCGACGCTCAGCCCTGAAGCACTGCGCATCCTGATGGACTATGAGTGGCCCGGCAACGTCCGCGAGCTGGAGAACTGTATGGAACGCGGCGTGGTCCTCTGTACCACGGGTGTCATCACGCCCGACCTGCTGCCCGCGCAGCTCACCGGCAGCACCTACTCGGCCACGCTGCTCGACCATCGCCCGGATGCTTCCCTCTTCGATCTGATGGAGGAGATTGAGCGCCGCATCATCTCCGACCGCATGGAGCGGTGCCACTGGAACCAGACCGAGGCAGCCGAATATTTCAAGATCCCGTTGAGCACGCTGAACCAGAAGATCAAGCGACTGAACGTGGAGATCAAGAAGCGTCCCCGCGACTAG
- the pdxT gene encoding pyridoxal 5'-phosphate synthase glutaminase subunit PdxT: MSNTPLIIGVLALQGAYDIHAQRLRELGAEARLIRKPEELTGLDGLIIPGGESTTFLKHLERAGFYDTLNAFVRTHPTFGTCAGCILLAKEVSNPAQQSFGVLDIAVERNAYGRQNDSAILTEPTKLPGGPLEMVFIRAPRISRIGAEVETLATRNGDPTLVRQGHLLAATFHPELSADPRVHQLFLDLIRQNTR; the protein is encoded by the coding sequence GTGTCCAATACCCCCCTCATCATCGGCGTCCTTGCCCTCCAAGGCGCATACGACATCCACGCCCAGCGCCTGCGCGAGCTAGGAGCCGAAGCCCGCCTCATCCGCAAGCCCGAAGAGCTTACCGGCCTCGACGGCCTCATCATCCCCGGTGGCGAGTCCACCACCTTCCTCAAACACCTCGAGCGGGCAGGTTTCTACGACACCCTCAACGCCTTCGTCCGCACCCATCCCACCTTCGGCACCTGCGCGGGCTGCATCCTGCTGGCCAAGGAGGTCTCTAACCCCGCCCAGCAATCCTTCGGCGTGCTCGACATCGCCGTCGAGCGCAACGCCTACGGCCGTCAGAACGACTCTGCCATCCTGACCGAGCCGACAAAGCTCCCCGGAGGCCCGCTCGAGATGGTCTTCATCCGCGCCCCCCGTATCTCGCGCATCGGCGCGGAGGTCGAAACCCTCGCCACCCGCAACGGAGACCCCACTCTGGTCCGCCAGGGACATCTACTCGCCGCCACCTTCCACCCCGAGCTAAGCGCCGACCCACGCGTCCACCAACTCTTTCTGGATCTGATCCGTCAAAATACCAGATGA